The following coding sequences are from one Amblyraja radiata isolate CabotCenter1 unplaced genomic scaffold, sAmbRad1.1.pri scaffold_703_ctg1, whole genome shotgun sequence window:
- the LOC116970291 gene encoding neurexin-1-like: ELYVGGLNKGMFSSLPKLVASREGFQGCLASIDLNGRLPDLIADALHRVGLIERGCGGPSTTCQEDSCANQGACMQQWDGYTCDCSMTSFGGTLCNYRE, from the exons GGGAGCTGTACGTGGGAGGACTCAACAAGGGCATGTTCAGCAGCCTCCCCAAGCTGGTGGCCTCCCGCGAAGGTTTCCAGGGCTGCCTGGCCTCCATCGACCTGAACGGGCGCCTGCCCGACCTCATCGCCGACGCCCTGCATCGGGTGGGACTGATCGAGCGAGGGTGTGGAG GCCCCAGCACCACATGCCAGGAGGATTCGTGTGCCAACCAGGGGGCCTGCATGCAGCAGTGGGACGGCTACACCTGCGACTGCAGCATGACTTCCTTCGGGGGAACCCTGTGCAATTACCGTGAGTAA